The Brassica napus cultivar Da-Ae chromosome C7, Da-Ae, whole genome shotgun sequence genomic interval TCAACTGTATACATAGctgtaaaaaaaagattattgtaAGCACACAAACCATATAGCATTCTCAGAAATTACCATATACATAAAAACGTTTAGTGATCAAATAATCGATGAGAGGAACCAAACTTACACGAAGCTGTCTTTCCTAGAATATTCTTCTTTGTTAGATCATGCATCAAACAATCGAGTTTCATCTTAAACATCCGACAAATAATATCTGGTCTGTCATCTGATTTCAAGCCtcttttttgaataaatgttgTAAGCTCATGTCACTTTGGATTGCATGTGAATGTGATGAAAAGGTTTGGAAAACCAAAATTTCTACAAATGGCCATAGCGTCTAAGTACATATTCTTCATGTATCTCGGACTCCCTGTGAAGGTAGCTAGTAGAATAAATTCCTGACCTTGTTCATTCATACATATGTTGCCGGCATTTTCAGACTCCTTGATAGAGTCATAACTATCTGAACGCAAGCTAGTCTGATTAAGCTTCAAATACCTCAATCTGTTAGATTCTATTGTCGTATAGGCATCCACTATGAATTGTTGAAATAACCTTCTTGAGTAAAGCAGAGCATGTGACTCATTTTCTCGCTCTTGAATCCGGAAAGCAAAAAACTGCCTCATACTAATAGTATCCTTTTTCAGTTTCTTTGAAGCCTCTGTCACACCCTTCTTAATTCCGACCCTGAAACCATCCTCCCCATACACAAATAACAGAGGATATTGAAGGGCTAGATAGGATATATGAATCTCATCAAtctttgtaagtcgtccagacttGTGCTGTAGAACAATATCGCGCTTATCCATTCCTAAATTAAAATCTCCAGGAATCAAAGCAGCAACCTCAGAAGCTGTTGGTATATTATACGTCCTACCATCTTTGTCACTTCTACTGACTATTCGCATATGGAAAGTCTTTTCAGGATTCATCTGAAATCTCTCTTTTGCTGATCGAAACTACTTCACATATAGGTTCACATCATTCAACATCTTTATAATCGGTtcaataatttcttttttaaaccGTCTGCTTTGCTGTTTGATGACACATGTTTGGATTTGCTGAAGAGAAACAGCAAAACAATCATTTAAAcgtcaaataaaaaataattatggaataaCTTAATTACAAACTTTTTGGCGATACAAAATAAATGGCCATTACCTCAGAGCATTAGATCTGTTTTCTACTTCATTCTCTGTGTCAACAATATATAGCTGTCCAAACGCAGATTTGCCTCCTTCATTTGGTGTTAAACTTCGAGCCAAATGATAGTTTTCACCATGAAGCTGAAACATTTGGGGTCCTGCTCCCTTTTTCAGTGAGTTTTCTACTTTTCCACCAAGAGAAGTGAATGAAAAAACCATATTATATGGTCTAGTATTCCTTTGGAAATGCTTGCTAAGCTTATCATTTCCTGTAAGAAGCTTCATAAGAAAATCAGGGGGTTTCTTTAAATACGGCAATTGGACCTGTCCTTGCATGCAACACAATGTAAATATAGGTTTTCTTCTGTATTTGCTCTTATTTATGCGTTCTCCATACCACATGATAGCTCCACAATGAACACAAGTATGATCAGGATCACCCTCGTCAACATAATCTGCGTTGATAAATTAGATGTTGGTTAGAAAACATATTGCACATTTAAGATATAAATTTAGGTTTTAAACTAACCATCTTGATTGGTAGATACTGGTTTCACTTTTTTTTCGGCTCACTGAATTTTTTTCTGAACAAAGCTGCCAGGAAATGAACTCGTTCAGACTGATTTTCCTTCTCTGGTTTAGGCTCCATAGGTTGTTGATCATCTGAATAATCAGTGTCCGAACTTTCCTGACTACTACATCCGAATTCAAGATCACTATCATCCATGGTGCCTTGAAAATCTGCCAAAATATAGTAAACATTTATAGTATAATCAATGAATTTTAAGAGTCAAAACATTtagacaaaggaaaaaaaacaaataacaatgaaaaatttcataataggTTAAACATTGGAACAAATTAAACTACCATCACGTTTTTTAAAACCCAACTTTATTAAGTTCAAAAGAAATAACAATGATAAATAGAATTCAACCAAATAAcatcaaaaggaaaaaaaccaAATGAGAAAAGAAACTTGAAAATAAAGTATCCATCCAATAAGAACTTCACAAAGACTTGAGCTAATTCCCGATATTCTTTTCCACCTTGATGACCTTTGAGCATTGTTTCTTTGAAGTAGAAGAAAGGTCATCAATATCATTGTCTCCTCTACGTTTTGAAACTGGAGTTGAGGACAAACATGTGTTGTCTTCCTCGTCTGCGCTGATCAGGGAGATCTATAAACGATTGAAGAACATTTaggatataaaatttatatatatttatgatattgTCTATATAGGAAAATAGTGTACATACCTGTCCAGATGAACGATCAGAAGAAACAACATTTGTCACTGTGTCGTCATCTTCACTTATGATTTCATTAACAGCCCAAATCTTCCCGATATTAAAAATATCAGCTTCATAGTCAACATTATCTTTGTTCACATAGACACCAAATTTGAAAGTCTTCCCAATAAGATCAGTAATAGCATCAGGCAAATCTTCAGGATCCTCAACCTAATTAGACAGTGACAAAACACTATAAAACCAACGAAACCAattcataatttaaaagaattcgttgaatatatttaagtattaaAACCAGTGaaacaaatttataattaaaaaaatccttAAATATATTTAAGCTAATATATACCTCTTCTAGAGAACCACCTAGGAGCACATCAGCACTTACTCCCAAAATAGGTTCAGCAATAGTGTCAAGCAGCATCACTTTTGTTTCACCGTAGTCATCCTTTATCAGGAGATGTAGTTTAAAcctaattgaaaaaaataaaattcatagaAGTTccactaaaatataaagtaaagtTTTAAAATCATACTGAGGTGCAACATTGGTAATGGACTGATTGCATGTTTCACAACGCCAGAGATGTTTCACAGGTACCACATCCCTATTAGTAATGTCAGTGACCTTTTTGAAGTTGCACTTAACACAACCAAAGTAATATCATGCGTAGTCTGTGTCAATTGCATAAATTGTTGCCTTAACAATGCATTTCTCGATCTACAGTATGGACAATGATTTGTTAAAtagattatattaaataaagaaatacattagtgaaaaataaaaatataacctcAGTTGCCATTATGATATCCAAAACTGATCTCTCTGGATAAGTTGACCATTTTTCAATTTGCCGCTTGTTTCCCTTTGGTTTAACGACCTCACGAATACCATCAGATAGCGCAAGCTCATTATTGGGCGCCcttaacatttttcaaaaaaaaaaaacagattaacAAATAAGTGTATGTActaagttgtttaaaaaaagaaaattataatagaaacttacaTTCTTAGATAGTCCTGCACATCAAAACCGTCTGGATTTATCACCAAACTGGAAGTTTCAAAGGCATTTGTGACCTGGACTTGTCCtgtaagaaacaaaaatattttctagcatcacttataaatcatattttaaatatctaatcaaaaataacttaattagaTATCTTACCCTTGTAAACATTGATTTTAGCAAATCTTATTAAACAGAGGAAATTGGGTGAAGGTCAAACTTTGTAAGTTCTGAACACTTGTTCAGCAAAACGCCTCCATAGACAACATGCTATTTGTTGATCACTGATAATATATGAagtacaaaaatataaacatacgTTTGAtacatttaatttaattttcttttatatattaacttACCTTGTATCTGTCAAAGT includes:
- the LOC125590438 gene encoding uncharacterized protein LOC125590438, translating into MVVDVIGQPTDFGDLEVVQVLGKDKKKLEFTLTDTRFAKINVYKGQVQVTNAFETSSLVINPDGFDVQDYLRMAPNNELALSDGIREVVKPKGNKRQIEKWSTYPERSVLDIIMATECNFKKVTDITNRDVVPVKHLWRCETCNQSITNVAPQFKLHLLIKDDYGETKVMLLDTIAEPILGVSADVLLGGSLEEVEDPEDLPDAITDLIGKTFKFGVYVNKDNVDYEADIFNIGKIWAVNEIISEDDDTVTNVVSSDRSSGQISLISADEEDNTCLSSTPVSKRRGDNDIDDLSSTSKKQCSKVIKVEKNIGN